The DNA sequence CAGGATGTTTTCTTCCGCCCAACTCGCCAGTTTCGGAGCTGTTTTTTCATGAGTGGAAACGAACCGTTTCAGTTCATTCAGCGCATCATCCAGGTCTCTGGCATTAAAGATATTGCGTAATTCATCGCTCACCTGTTTGCGCAAATGAACCTTGGGAACGTATTGCATCGCGTTTTGCATCAAATGAAACTGGCAACGCTGCCAGGGCGTGCCAGCGAGCATGTTCTGTCGTGCCGCTTTCAGGCCTTCGTGTGCATCACTGACGATCAGCTTCACGCCATGCAGTCCGCGCTGGTTGAGTGAACCCAGGAATTCACGCCAATGGACTTCGGCTTCGGAGAGCGACACAGACACTCCGAGTACGCTCCGATGACCGCTGGCCAGGACGCCGATCGCAATCAGCACGGCACAGTCCCGCACGCTGCCTTCCACGCGAACTTTTTCATAGCGGGCGTCGAGGATCAGGTATTCCACCTGCCCCAGCGGTCGATTACGCCACGTTTCCAGCTCTTCGTCGAGCAGTTTCGCTGCCCGACTGACCTGTGTACTGGTGACATCAAATCCACAGAGTTCGGTGGTGATTTTGGCGACCTTACGGGTAGAGACGCCTTGAACATACATTTCAGCGATTGCCAGCTTCAGTGCGCGTTCACTCCGTTCGCCGCGTTCCAGTGCAGAGGGATAAAAGTCGCCATCGCGTGTCTGGGGCACTTGCAGTTCCAGCTTTCCGAGGCGACTTTGAAATGATTTTGGCTTGAAACCGTTGGCATAAGAACGGCGTGTTACGCTGCGTTGATACGGTTCGGCACCGAGGTATTCGGAACGTTCCAGCTTCATCGCTTCGTTGAACAGGATCTGGAGTGCTTGCGACATTTCATCGAATCCATGATCGGCCAGG is a window from the Gimesia benthica genome containing:
- a CDS encoding IS256 family transposase, whose translation is MAHQQQSNNILDAVQLLADHGFDEMSQALQILFNEAMKLERSEYLGAEPYQRSVTRRSYANGFKPKSFQSRLGKLELQVPQTRDGDFYPSALERGERSERALKLAIAEMYVQGVSTRKVAKITTELCGFDVTSTQVSRAAKLLDEELETWRNRPLGQVEYLILDARYEKVRVEGSVRDCAVLIAIGVLASGHRSVLGVSVSLSEAEVHWREFLGSLNQRGLHGVKLIVSDAHEGLKAARQNMLAGTPWQRCQFHLMQNAMQYVPKVHLRKQVSDELRNIFNARDLDDALNELKRFVSTHEKTAPKLASWAEENILEGLTVFTIPAGHRKRMRTTNMLERQNKELKRRTRVAGLFPNEESLLRLVTAVLVELSDDWETGMRYLTI